In one Halosimplex halophilum genomic region, the following are encoded:
- a CDS encoding VWA domain-containing protein, with amino-acid sequence MARAVPLPGAVSYSLDGLTVGVEHLWPLAALPVAAALLAYLIFRGEAGPRSASARSRRLLFASRLLVVLLLVVGAMGPYTVQTRETPGEPRVTLLTDESASMGVFPNATDDLVDDVEAAGVPVTTATVGSGADSRLGDGIAANLQENGTVVVASDGQVTGGRSLAVAAEDARALNATVSAVELSPERTERAVSVDGPSTASVGLPTEFVVSLSGVEADESVPVTVEIDGEEVRTGRLAEGESLAVNHTFDAVGDHRVTARVDGEDIYERNDAFYHDVRVVEKPRLLYVAQGEYPLRGYLGSLYNVTNATSVPSDLDDYAAVVVQNTPAGRLGNVSALQEHVIDGGGLVNVGGENAYQEGGYGESPIAAMLPVRMGNATGGRTNIVMLVDISGSAEEGLSTQKGIALDVLDQLGDRNQVGVVAFGGEPYRIADRQPLEDARETIGERIRRLQTTRGGTDIAVGLLGAADMLGDRPGTIILLSDGADDVEEPAAVASQLGRQGVRVITVGAGDRVDEDTLQRIAEESGGSYFAADETSRLRLLFGGSSRQFRGQNLTIVRQNTFITSGVTLTANPSQANDVAVKAGADYQVATADGTPAIASWRFGLGRVVSLTAYGDSGGLDGLLDRPDSLVVTKSVNYAIGDPARERTGVTDVSDARVGSRATLTYRGDERPTAANVTFRQVAERTFRGEFTPREAGYHDLLDATYAANYPVEYARLGVDPDLERLVDVTGGREFAPDEGARIAELAREQSTRVRSVRNTWGWVALLGALVVFSTEVIVRRVQVYRGRTSLTSGLP; translated from the coding sequence ATGGCGCGAGCGGTCCCGCTTCCGGGTGCGGTCTCCTACTCGCTGGACGGGCTGACCGTCGGCGTCGAGCACCTCTGGCCGCTCGCTGCGCTGCCGGTCGCCGCCGCCCTGCTCGCGTACCTGATCTTCCGCGGCGAGGCGGGCCCCCGGTCGGCCTCCGCGCGGAGCCGGCGGCTGCTCTTTGCCAGTCGGCTGCTCGTCGTCCTCCTGCTGGTGGTCGGGGCGATGGGGCCGTACACCGTCCAGACGCGGGAGACCCCCGGCGAACCGCGCGTGACGCTGCTGACAGACGAGTCGGCGAGCATGGGCGTGTTCCCGAACGCGACCGACGACCTCGTCGACGACGTCGAGGCGGCGGGGGTCCCGGTGACGACCGCGACCGTCGGCAGCGGGGCGGACTCGCGGCTCGGCGACGGCATCGCCGCCAACCTGCAGGAGAACGGGACCGTCGTCGTCGCCTCGGACGGCCAGGTGACCGGCGGCCGCAGCCTCGCGGTCGCCGCCGAGGACGCCCGGGCGCTCAACGCGACCGTCAGCGCCGTCGAACTCTCGCCCGAGCGGACCGAACGAGCCGTCTCGGTCGACGGCCCGTCGACGGCGAGCGTCGGGCTCCCGACGGAGTTCGTCGTCTCCCTCTCGGGCGTCGAGGCCGACGAGTCCGTCCCGGTCACCGTCGAGATCGACGGCGAGGAGGTACGGACCGGGCGGCTGGCCGAGGGGGAGTCGCTGGCGGTCAACCACACCTTCGACGCGGTCGGCGACCACCGGGTGACCGCCAGGGTGGACGGCGAGGACATCTACGAGCGCAACGACGCCTTCTACCACGACGTGCGCGTCGTCGAGAAGCCGCGGCTGCTGTACGTGGCTCAGGGGGAGTACCCGCTGCGGGGCTATCTGGGGTCGCTGTACAACGTGACCAACGCCACGTCCGTCCCCTCCGACCTCGACGACTACGCGGCCGTCGTCGTCCAGAACACGCCCGCGGGCCGGCTCGGGAACGTCAGCGCCCTGCAGGAGCACGTCATCGACGGGGGCGGCCTCGTGAACGTCGGCGGTGAGAACGCCTACCAGGAGGGCGGCTACGGCGAGTCGCCCATCGCCGCGATGCTCCCGGTCAGGATGGGCAACGCGACCGGCGGCCGGACGAACATCGTGATGCTCGTGGACATCTCCGGGAGCGCAGAGGAGGGCCTCTCGACCCAGAAGGGCATCGCGCTGGACGTGCTGGACCAGCTGGGCGACCGCAACCAGGTCGGGGTCGTCGCGTTCGGCGGCGAGCCCTACCGGATCGCGGACCGCCAGCCCCTGGAGGACGCCCGCGAGACCATCGGCGAGCGGATCCGCCGGCTGCAGACCACCCGGGGCGGCACCGACATCGCCGTCGGCCTGCTGGGTGCGGCGGACATGCTCGGGGACAGGCCCGGGACGATCATCCTGCTCTCGGACGGCGCCGACGACGTGGAGGAGCCGGCCGCGGTCGCGAGCCAGCTGGGCCGCCAGGGCGTCCGCGTCATCACCGTCGGCGCCGGCGACCGCGTCGACGAGGACACGCTCCAGCGGATCGCCGAGGAGTCGGGCGGCTCCTACTTCGCCGCCGACGAGACCAGCCGCCTGCGCCTGCTGTTCGGGGGCTCCTCCCGGCAGTTCCGCGGGCAGAACCTGACGATCGTCCGCCAGAACACGTTCATCACCTCCGGGGTGACGCTGACGGCCAACCCCTCGCAGGCCAACGACGTGGCGGTCAAGGCGGGCGCGGACTACCAGGTGGCGACCGCCGACGGGACGCCCGCGATCGCCTCCTGGCGGTTCGGGCTGGGTCGGGTCGTCTCGCTGACCGCCTACGGCGACTCCGGAGGACTGGACGGCCTGCTCGACCGGCCGGACTCGCTGGTCGTCACGAAGTCGGTCAACTACGCCATCGGCGACCCGGCGCGCGAGCGGACGGGCGTGACCGACGTGAGCGACGCCCGCGTGGGGAGTCGGGCGACGCTCACCTACCGCGGCGACGAGCGCCCGACCGCGGCGAACGTCACGTTCCGCCAGGTCGCCGAGCGGACCTTCCGCGGGGAGTTCACCCCGCGCGAGGCCGGCTACCACGACCTGCTCGACGCGACCTACGCCGCCAACTACCCGGTCGAGTACGCTCGCCTCGGCGTCGACCCTGACCTCGAACGGCTGGTCGACGTGACCGGCGGCCGGGAGTTCGCCCCCGACGAGGGCGCGCGGATCGCCGAGCTGGCCCGCGAGCAGTCCACGCGCGTCCGGTCGGTGCGCAACACCTGGGGGTGGGTCGCGCTGCTCGGCGCGCTGGTCGTCTTTTCGACTGAGGTGATCGTCCGGCGCGTTCAAGTGTACCGCGGTCGCACGTCACTCACGAGTGGTCTCCCGTGA
- a CDS encoding coiled-coil domain-containing protein, giving the protein MSAIGRPISLGLVALVVLTTAGAAGATVLYQDSAQQLRSQNDALRTEKAQLTAELNETRTEVATLRQRLNETRAQLNTRTQDVDQVAGELNRTERQLNTTETQLARTRERLANANENISRLEGEVAALEDRRDELEGQVADLRERRDELESTVADLRGRVDTLETDLSNAEDRIDELEAAVTERDDRIDELESNVDDLRNDLDRKNRTIADLEGRVDDLTTEVDQLQADLAERNSRIEELEDRVDEQDDRIATLESDLNTLCSQEENQGKSACEGYG; this is encoded by the coding sequence GTGAGCGCAATCGGCCGACCGATCAGTCTGGGCCTGGTCGCCCTCGTCGTCCTCACCACCGCCGGCGCGGCGGGCGCGACCGTCCTCTACCAGGACTCGGCCCAGCAGCTCCGGTCACAGAACGACGCCCTCCGGACGGAGAAAGCCCAGCTGACCGCCGAGCTCAACGAGACGCGGACCGAGGTAGCGACGCTGCGCCAGCGGCTCAACGAGACGCGGGCGCAGCTGAACACCCGGACCCAGGACGTCGACCAGGTCGCCGGGGAGCTCAACCGCACCGAGCGCCAGCTCAACACCACCGAGACCCAGCTCGCGCGGACCCGCGAGCGGCTCGCGAACGCCAACGAGAACATCTCCCGGCTGGAAGGCGAGGTGGCCGCCCTCGAGGACCGGCGGGACGAGCTGGAGGGCCAGGTCGCGGACCTCCGGGAGCGCCGCGACGAGCTGGAGTCGACGGTCGCCGACCTGCGCGGCCGGGTCGACACGCTCGAGACCGACCTCTCGAACGCCGAGGACCGCATCGACGAGCTGGAGGCGGCGGTCACCGAGCGCGACGACCGCATCGACGAGCTCGAATCGAACGTGGACGACCTCCGGAACGACCTCGACCGGAAGAACCGCACGATCGCCGACCTGGAGGGCCGGGTCGACGACCTCACCACCGAGGTCGACCAGCTGCAGGCCGACCTGGCCGAGCGCAACAGCCGGATCGAGGAGCTGGAGGACCGGGTCGACGAGCAGGACGACCGGATCGCGACGCTGGAATCCGATCTGAACACCCTGTGCTCCCAGGAGGAGAACCAGGGCAAGAGCGCCTGTGAGGGGTACGGATGA
- a CDS encoding DUF7502 family protein, which yields MTDGDPRERMDAAVREIRREAWKAAVTAAAVEAAAAFLGANLVLAALDPSWLPDRLLVPAGVTEPVGSALGRSLGTVAVPGSATVAAGVGALALALAVWLRVRQPLVEQFEAVNPEVAGKLRTARDAVEADADSRMARRLYEEVLDDLRGSSAVGLLNVGRLGAVAVVIAALSLATLQVAVVDLALFDRGGPATDDGRTDEPTNYTGLLDGDRVLGDREEVSAGDDNRTAELESSGGGRDVAEDRTFPDRESGGADGGSSSAVDSQQAEFAAPEQVEDADLVREYNQRIRGGNGAGGGNDDSGDDNGS from the coding sequence ATGACCGACGGCGACCCGCGCGAGCGGATGGACGCGGCGGTCCGGGAGATCCGCCGCGAGGCCTGGAAGGCGGCCGTGACGGCCGCGGCCGTCGAGGCGGCGGCCGCCTTCCTCGGCGCCAACCTCGTCCTCGCGGCGCTGGATCCGTCGTGGCTCCCGGACCGGCTGCTCGTCCCGGCGGGCGTCACGGAGCCGGTCGGCTCGGCGCTCGGCCGGAGCCTCGGGACGGTCGCCGTCCCCGGCTCCGCGACCGTGGCCGCCGGCGTCGGCGCGCTCGCGCTCGCGCTCGCGGTGTGGCTGCGGGTCCGGCAGCCGCTCGTCGAGCAGTTCGAGGCGGTCAACCCCGAGGTCGCCGGGAAGCTGCGGACCGCCCGCGACGCGGTCGAGGCCGACGCCGACTCGCGGATGGCCCGGCGGCTCTACGAGGAGGTACTGGACGACCTGCGGGGGAGTTCGGCCGTCGGCCTGCTGAACGTCGGTCGGCTCGGCGCGGTCGCGGTCGTGATCGCCGCGCTGAGCCTCGCGACCCTCCAGGTGGCGGTCGTCGACCTGGCGCTGTTCGACCGGGGCGGGCCCGCGACCGACGACGGCCGGACGGACGAGCCGACCAACTACACCGGGCTGCTCGACGGCGACCGCGTCCTCGGCGACCGCGAGGAGGTCTCGGCCGGCGACGACAACCGGACCGCCGAGCTGGAGTCGTCCGGCGGCGGCCGCGACGTGGCTGAGGACCGGACCTTCCCCGACCGCGAGTCGGGCGGCGCCGACGGCGGGAGTTCGAGCGCCGTCGACAGCCAGCAGGCCGAGTTCGCCGCCCCCGAGCAGGTCGAAGACGCCGACCTGGTCCGCGAGTACAACCAGCGGATCCGCGGCGGGAACGGCGCCGGCGGCGGAAACGACGACAGCGGCGACGACAACGGCAGCTAG
- a CDS encoding AAA family ATPase: MQDEPDTDDVDALQRKLATAREEVGERIVGQHDVLEGLFVCILADGNALLESNPGLGKTTMVRTLAEVTDLAFSRIQNTPDLMPSDITGTEIIRETDDGREFVFEKGPVFANVVLADEINRATPKTQAALLEAMQERQVTAGGDTYELPDPFFVLATQNPIDQGGTYALPEAQTDRFMLKLLVDYPEADEERDIVDLYTSRSQQVPVERVLTRAEIREAQELVREVPIAEDLRDRAIDLVRRTREAEAVEFGASPRASMALVVASKARAFLRGRNHVAEEDIEALAAPVLRHRIILDFRAERDGQTPDDVIADLL; this comes from the coding sequence ATGCAAGACGAACCCGACACGGACGACGTGGACGCACTGCAGCGGAAACTCGCGACGGCCCGCGAGGAGGTCGGCGAGCGGATCGTCGGCCAGCACGACGTGCTCGAAGGGCTCTTCGTGTGCATCCTCGCCGACGGCAACGCCCTGCTCGAATCGAACCCCGGCCTCGGCAAGACCACCATGGTCCGCACCCTCGCCGAGGTGACCGATCTGGCGTTCTCGCGGATCCAGAACACCCCCGACCTCATGCCCTCGGACATCACCGGCACCGAGATCATCCGCGAGACCGACGACGGCCGGGAGTTCGTCTTCGAGAAGGGGCCCGTCTTCGCCAACGTCGTGCTCGCCGACGAGATCAACCGCGCGACGCCGAAGACCCAGGCCGCGCTGCTGGAGGCGATGCAGGAGCGCCAGGTGACCGCCGGCGGCGACACCTACGAGTTGCCCGACCCCTTCTTCGTCCTCGCGACGCAGAACCCCATCGACCAGGGCGGCACCTACGCCCTCCCCGAGGCCCAGACCGACCGCTTCATGCTCAAGCTGCTGGTCGACTACCCCGAGGCCGACGAGGAGCGCGACATCGTCGACCTGTACACCAGCCGCAGCCAGCAGGTGCCCGTCGAGCGGGTGCTCACTCGCGCGGAGATCCGCGAGGCCCAGGAACTCGTCCGCGAGGTGCCCATCGCCGAGGACCTGCGCGACCGCGCCATCGACCTGGTCCGGCGGACCCGCGAGGCGGAGGCGGTGGAGTTCGGCGCCTCCCCGCGGGCGAGCATGGCGCTGGTCGTCGCCTCGAAGGCCAGAGCCTTCCTCCGCGGCCGCAACCACGTCGCCGAGGAGGACATCGAGGCGCTCGCCGCGCCCGTCCTCCGCCACCGGATCATCCTCGACTTCCGCGCCGAACGGGACGGGCAGACCCCCGACGACGTGATCGCCGACCTGCTCTAA
- a CDS encoding DUF58 domain-containing protein has product MTIDPDFLDELDRFDAALDRETAALRQGEQQSPRVGEGLTFSDYRRYSPGDDTRLVDWKLFARTEEYYIKQFEEERNLTVHVLLDASASMDYGEGPAHKFEYAAKIGLGFCYLTAEEHNDFRFSTMGERSERLDTGRSNRGEVLALIDQVNGLDPEGEADFEAVLEAYADRIRSRSLVVVLTDCLADPEEIESGVSALARNDVDVLLVRVMAPDERDPDVVGDALFADPESETTRRSYFSQSLADTYRSRLDAHVDEVKNRVTGLGADHVLVDTGDEYFDSFASVWLG; this is encoded by the coding sequence GTGACCATCGACCCGGACTTCCTCGACGAACTCGACCGCTTCGACGCGGCGCTCGACCGGGAGACCGCCGCCCTCCGCCAGGGCGAACAGCAGTCCCCCCGCGTCGGCGAGGGGCTCACCTTCAGCGACTACCGCCGCTACTCCCCCGGCGACGACACCCGCCTCGTCGACTGGAAGCTGTTCGCCCGCACCGAGGAGTACTACATCAAGCAGTTCGAGGAGGAGCGCAACCTCACGGTCCACGTCCTGCTCGACGCCTCGGCGTCGATGGACTACGGCGAGGGGCCGGCCCACAAGTTCGAGTACGCCGCGAAGATCGGACTCGGGTTCTGCTATCTCACCGCCGAGGAGCACAACGACTTCCGGTTTTCCACGATGGGCGAGCGCTCCGAACGGCTGGACACGGGCCGCTCCAACCGCGGCGAGGTGCTCGCGCTGATCGACCAGGTCAACGGGCTCGACCCGGAGGGCGAGGCCGACTTCGAGGCGGTGCTCGAAGCCTACGCGGACCGGATCCGCTCGCGGTCGCTCGTCGTCGTGTTGACCGACTGCCTGGCTGATCCCGAAGAGATCGAATCGGGCGTGTCGGCGCTGGCGCGCAACGACGTCGACGTGTTGCTCGTGCGGGTGATGGCCCCCGACGAGCGCGACCCCGACGTGGTGGGCGACGCGCTGTTCGCCGATCCGGAGAGCGAGACGACTCGACGCTCGTATTTCAGCCAGTCGCTGGCCGACACGTATCGGTCACGGCTCGACGCCCACGTCGACGAGGTGAAGAATCGAGTGACGGGGCTGGGAGCCGACCACGTGCTGGTCGACACCGGCGACGAGTACTTCGACTCGTTCGCGAGCGTGTGGCTGGGGTGA
- a CDS encoding HepT-like ribonuclease domain-containing protein produces the protein MADERVVSTKLEQIEQYHGELKEKQQTLSRDEFLRDTTEQRAVERMFENAIRASSDLAQHVATQDEVYETLQTGLAVYDSYSRQVAQWFRDDE, from the coding sequence GTGGCTGACGAACGGGTCGTCTCGACGAAGCTCGAACAGATCGAGCAGTATCATGGCGAACTGAAAGAGAAACAGCAGACGCTATCACGGGACGAGTTCCTCCGGGACACCACCGAGCAGCGCGCCGTCGAGCGGATGTTCGAGAACGCTATCCGGGCCAGTTCCGACCTCGCTCAGCACGTCGCCACGCAGGATGAAGTGTACGAGACGCTCCAGACGGGACTCGCCGTGTACGATTCGTACAGCCGGCAGGTGGCTCAGTGGTTCCGAGACGACGAATGA
- a CDS encoding nucleotidyltransferase domain-containing protein → MTGSDERRSAIDAPEATVCSDPAVEFAVVFGSQIAGEPNRSSDLDVAVKFADDLSDRERFEKRCFLSGDLQREDAPFVDLSDIEMLPVDIARDAVDGRFLCGDERAFERFRADIEATFAERRDTIRDHQHDVIDRIAEDGLRG, encoded by the coding sequence ATGACCGGGAGCGACGAGCGACGGTCGGCCATCGACGCTCCCGAAGCGACGGTCTGTTCCGATCCGGCGGTCGAATTCGCGGTGGTGTTCGGGTCGCAGATCGCGGGCGAACCGAACCGCTCGTCGGACCTGGATGTCGCCGTCAAGTTCGCCGACGACCTCTCCGACCGCGAGCGGTTCGAAAAGCGGTGTTTCCTGTCGGGCGACCTCCAGCGCGAGGACGCTCCCTTCGTCGACCTCTCGGATATCGAGATGCTCCCCGTGGATATCGCACGGGACGCCGTCGACGGGCGGTTCCTCTGCGGAGACGAACGAGCGTTCGAGCGGTTCAGGGCGGACATCGAAGCGACCTTCGCCGAACGGCGCGACACGATTCGAGATCACCAGCACGACGTAATCGACCGGATCGCGGAGGACGGACTGCGTGGCTGA
- a CDS encoding DUF5795 family protein, translating into MADNRVVQGRMVTPKRLAELIEGESVMDAEAIEDADRDCPECGENVLKVGYMPGVTSFVTGYKCQECDWAETDED; encoded by the coding sequence ATGGCAGACAATCGCGTCGTGCAGGGGCGGATGGTCACCCCCAAGCGCCTGGCCGAACTGATCGAGGGCGAGTCGGTCATGGACGCCGAGGCCATCGAGGACGCCGACCGGGACTGCCCCGAGTGCGGCGAGAACGTGCTGAAGGTCGGCTACATGCCCGGCGTCACCTCCTTCGTCACCGGCTACAAGTGCCAGGAGTGCGACTGGGCCGAGACCGACGAGGACTGA
- a CDS encoding DUF5794 domain-containing protein has protein sequence MSSSQHPVALTVERRVGGATKLLATIMCLPLVDGIFPALVLAGALGDPIGILEVGLLIFGGSATVAVVLAEMDGSRREVATAILAVGAVLIPVAAVEAALAPTIRDMLNMPVFSRFAGLVILTVAAKTASARVGEYLPRPAIVIALGLVASFDPSGLSLSVTTDPELVARAVAAAGVGVGFALLVALLGPWLRAVVDIDRFRFGSAVALGVLPLSIFGLVPGDAPIALAVLGVTALFAFDPDGDREYDGVPGDVSDDPAVADGGEPEDTAAEPEDPDDESDSVPGRVSDYVTADDERAPWL, from the coding sequence ATGAGCAGCTCCCAGCACCCGGTCGCACTCACCGTCGAGCGGCGCGTCGGCGGTGCGACGAAGCTCCTCGCGACCATCATGTGTCTCCCGCTGGTCGACGGCATCTTCCCCGCGCTCGTCCTCGCGGGCGCGCTCGGCGACCCTATCGGCATCCTCGAGGTCGGCCTGCTCATCTTCGGCGGCAGCGCCACGGTGGCCGTCGTCCTCGCCGAGATGGACGGCTCCCGCCGCGAGGTCGCCACGGCGATCCTCGCCGTCGGCGCCGTGCTGATCCCGGTCGCCGCCGTCGAGGCGGCGCTGGCGCCGACCATCCGCGACATGCTGAACATGCCGGTGTTCTCCCGGTTCGCCGGCCTGGTCATCCTCACCGTCGCGGCAAAGACCGCCAGCGCCCGCGTCGGCGAGTATCTCCCCCGTCCGGCGATCGTCATCGCCCTCGGGCTCGTGGCTAGTTTCGACCCGAGCGGCCTCTCGCTGTCGGTGACGACCGACCCCGAACTCGTCGCGCGTGCGGTCGCCGCGGCCGGCGTCGGCGTCGGCTTCGCCCTGCTCGTGGCCCTCCTGGGGCCGTGGCTCCGCGCCGTCGTCGACATCGACCGCTTCCGCTTCGGGAGCGCCGTCGCGCTCGGCGTCCTCCCGCTGTCGATCTTCGGACTCGTTCCGGGGGACGCCCCCATCGCGCTGGCGGTGCTGGGCGTCACCGCGCTGTTCGCCTTCGACCCCGACGGCGACCGCGAGTACGACGGCGTCCCGGGCGACGTGTCCGACGACCCCGCGGTCGCCGACGGCGGCGAACCCGAGGACACCGCGGCAGAACCGGAGGACCCCGACGACGAGTCGGACTCGGTCCCCGGCCGCGTCTCCGACTACGTCACCGCCGACGACGAGCGCGCCCCCTGGCTGTGA
- the guaB gene encoding IMP dehydrogenase yields MANDPEPFSEKLRVPEALTFDDVLLRPKESRVEPDDADTTTRVSKNVRLQVPVLSAAMDTVTESDMAIAMAREGGLGVMHRNMDVDEMVAEIERVKRADELIIRDVVTASPDQTVREVDEMMARAGVSGAPVVSDDDEVLGIISGTDIRPYLEVGESDEVREAMTDEVITAPEDVTPREALELMYEHKIERVPIVDDGDRLIGLITMQGILQRREYDAAARDEDGALRAGVAVSPFEAERAEAADEAGADVLFIDTAHAHNLNVIEGAREIKESVDADVVVGNIGTREAAEAVVDFADGVKVGIGPGSICTTRVVTGAGMPQITAVAQVADVASQHDVPVIADGGIRYSGDAIKAVAAGADAVMLGSYFAGTDEAPGRVVTMNGKKYKQYRGMGSVGAMSEGGGDRYLKEEDEDEEFVPEGVEAATPYKGSLASELHQLVGGMQSGMGYVGAETIPEFKERAEFVKVSSAGQQESHPHDVMITDEAPNYSPDDA; encoded by the coding sequence ATGGCGAACGATCCCGAACCGTTCTCGGAGAAACTCCGCGTACCGGAGGCGCTGACGTTCGACGATGTGCTCCTGCGACCGAAGGAGAGCCGCGTCGAACCGGACGACGCCGACACGACGACACGGGTCTCGAAGAACGTCCGGCTGCAGGTGCCGGTCCTCTCGGCGGCGATGGACACCGTCACCGAGAGCGACATGGCCATCGCGATGGCCCGCGAGGGCGGCCTGGGCGTCATGCACCGCAACATGGACGTCGACGAGATGGTCGCGGAGATCGAGCGCGTCAAGCGCGCCGACGAGCTCATCATCCGCGACGTGGTGACGGCCTCGCCCGACCAGACGGTCCGCGAGGTCGACGAGATGATGGCCCGCGCGGGCGTCTCCGGCGCGCCGGTCGTCAGCGACGACGACGAGGTGCTCGGCATCATCTCGGGCACGGACATCCGCCCGTACCTGGAGGTCGGCGAGTCCGACGAGGTGCGCGAGGCGATGACCGACGAGGTCATCACCGCGCCGGAGGACGTGACCCCGCGCGAGGCGCTCGAACTCATGTACGAACACAAGATCGAGCGCGTCCCGATCGTCGACGACGGGGACCGGCTCATCGGGCTCATCACGATGCAGGGCATCCTCCAGCGCCGCGAGTACGACGCGGCCGCGCGCGACGAGGACGGCGCCCTCCGGGCGGGCGTCGCCGTCAGCCCGTTCGAGGCCGAGCGCGCCGAGGCCGCCGACGAGGCCGGCGCCGACGTGCTGTTCATCGACACGGCCCACGCGCACAACCTCAACGTCATCGAGGGCGCCCGCGAGATCAAGGAGTCCGTCGACGCCGACGTGGTCGTCGGTAACATCGGCACCCGGGAGGCCGCCGAGGCCGTCGTCGACTTCGCCGACGGGGTCAAGGTCGGCATCGGCCCGGGCTCGATCTGTACGACCCGCGTCGTCACCGGCGCCGGGATGCCCCAGATCACCGCCGTCGCGCAGGTCGCCGACGTGGCGAGCCAGCACGACGTGCCCGTCATCGCCGACGGCGGCATCCGCTACTCCGGCGACGCGATCAAGGCCGTCGCCGCGGGCGCGGACGCGGTCATGCTCGGCTCCTATTTCGCCGGCACCGACGAGGCGCCGGGTCGCGTCGTCACGATGAACGGCAAGAAGTACAAGCAGTACCGCGGCATGGGCTCGGTCGGCGCGATGTCCGAGGGCGGCGGCGACCGCTACCTGAAGGAGGAGGACGAGGACGAGGAGTTCGTCCCCGAGGGCGTCGAGGCGGCGACCCCCTACAAGGGGTCGCTGGCCTCCGAACTCCACCAGCTCGTCGGCGGGATGCAGTCGGGCATGGGCTACGTCGGCGCCGAGACCATCCCCGAGTTCAAGGAGCGCGCCGAGTTCGTGAAGGTCTCGTCGGCGGGCCAGCAGGAGAGCCACCCCCACGACGTGATGATCACCGACGAGGCGCCCAACTACAGCCCCGACGACGCCTGA
- a CDS encoding GNAT family N-acetyltransferase: MSVDVRVADGEADREAALAVRREVFVEEQGVPEDIEMDGKDDEAVHFVAVDDDPVGAARLREVDPDVGKVERVAVVADRRGEGLGRALMDRLEATAADRGIDRLTMHAQTHVEGFYERLGYERTSDVFEEAGIDHVEMEKEL; this comes from the coding sequence ATGAGCGTCGACGTTCGCGTCGCCGACGGCGAGGCGGACCGCGAGGCCGCTCTCGCGGTCCGGCGCGAGGTCTTCGTCGAGGAACAGGGCGTCCCGGAGGACATCGAGATGGACGGCAAGGACGACGAGGCGGTCCACTTCGTCGCCGTCGACGACGACCCCGTCGGCGCGGCGCGGCTCCGCGAGGTCGACCCGGACGTCGGCAAGGTCGAGCGCGTGGCGGTGGTCGCCGACCGCCGCGGCGAGGGGCTCGGTCGGGCGCTGATGGACCGACTGGAGGCTACCGCGGCCGACCGGGGGATCGACCGACTGACGATGCACGCCCAGACCCACGTCGAGGGGTTCTACGAGCGGCTGGGCTACGAACGGACCAGCGACGTGTTCGAGGAGGCGGGCATCGACCACGTCGAGATGGAGAAAGAACTCTGA
- a CDS encoding TOBE domain-containing protein — protein MDAGFEAHLRVGGGTFDERDAALLRAVAAEGSLNAAAAALGRSYSRAHARIGDLEDAAGPLVERRRGGSEGGGSRLTAEARELLAEFDRLRAALGGTAATERLVLDGRVTERDGDLVTVETDAGTVRALALADADDVRVAFRSDAVTLHDPESAPGGGETSARNRFRGEVSGVDRGDGTALVRIDVGASDPLAVRVTETSLERLGLEPGADVVASFKATATRATAAPGVGVRDGRDRTTDE, from the coding sequence ATGGACGCGGGGTTCGAGGCGCACCTGCGGGTCGGCGGGGGGACTTTCGACGAGCGTGACGCGGCGCTGTTGCGCGCGGTGGCCGCGGAGGGGTCGCTCAACGCCGCGGCCGCGGCGCTCGGGCGCTCGTACTCGCGGGCCCACGCCCGGATCGGCGACCTGGAGGACGCCGCGGGGCCGCTGGTCGAGCGCCGTCGCGGCGGGAGTGAGGGCGGCGGGAGCCGCCTGACGGCGGAGGCGCGCGAACTCCTCGCCGAGTTCGACCGCCTGCGGGCCGCGCTCGGTGGGACGGCCGCCACCGAACGGCTCGTCCTCGACGGCCGGGTCACGGAACGGGACGGCGACCTCGTCACCGTCGAGACCGACGCCGGGACCGTCCGCGCGCTCGCGCTCGCCGACGCCGACGACGTGCGAGTCGCCTTTCGCTCGGACGCGGTGACGCTACACGACCCCGAGAGCGCCCCTGGGGGCGGCGAGACGAGCGCGCGCAACCGGTTCCGGGGCGAGGTGTCCGGCGTCGACCGCGGCGACGGGACGGCCCTCGTGCGTATCGACGTGGGCGCGAGCGACCCGCTGGCGGTGCGAGTCACCGAGACGAGTCTCGAACGGCTCGGCCTGGAGCCCGGCGCGGACGTGGTCGCCTCGTTCAAGGCGACCGCGACGCGCGCGACCGCGGCGCCCGGTGTGGGCGTACGGGACGGCCGAGACCGCACGACCGACGAGTAA